From Bos mutus isolate GX-2022 chromosome 5, NWIPB_WYAK_1.1, whole genome shotgun sequence, one genomic window encodes:
- the TTLL12 gene encoding tubulin--tyrosine ligase-like protein 12 yields MQADPTPERSSRVLTPEPEPEPGSESVLDPEQDARAALAEFAALHGPALRASGVPERYWGRLLHKLEHEVFDAGEMFGIMQVEEAEEEESEDEAAQEARKKPNPGGELCYKVIVTNENGLQAADPNSIFLIDHAWTCRVTHARQQLQQVPGLLHRMANLMGVEFHGELPSAEAVDLVLEEMWKFNQTYQLAHGTAEEKVPVWYIMDEFGSRIQHADVPSFATAPFFYMPQQVAYTLLWPLRDLDTGEEVTRDFAYGEADPLIRRCMLLPWAPTDLLDLSSSTPEPPAEHYQAILEENKEKLPLAISPAGYPCDHVFKVYTDIQQVLSHLTHPRFTFTQSEAEADVLYNFSHFKDYRRLSQERPNVLLNQFPCESLLTVKDCLASVARRAGGPEGPAWLPRTFNLRTELPQFISYFQQRERRGEDNHWICKPWNLARSLDTHITKNLHSIVRHRESSPKVVSKYIESPVLFLREDVGRVKFDIRYILLLRSVKPLRLFVYDVFWLRFSNRPFALNDLDDYEKHFTVMNYDPEVVLKQVHYNEFIPEFEKQYPEFPWKSVQAEIFQAFTELFQVACARPPPLGLCDYPSSRAVYAVDLMLKWDSRPDGERAMQPQILEVNFNPDCERACRYHPSFFNDVFSTLFLDEPDGCPVTRLL; encoded by the exons ATGCAGGCCGACCCGACGCCGGAGCGCAGCAGCCGGGTCCTGACGCCAgagccggagccggagccggGCTCAGAGTCGGTCCTCGACCCTGAGCAGGATGCGCGGGCGGCTCTGGCCGAGTTCGCGGCGCTGCACGGCCCGGCGCTGCGTGCGTCGGGAGTCCCAGAGCGGTACTGGGGCCGCCTCCTGCACAAGCTGGAGCACGAG GTTTTCGATGCTGGGGAGATGTTCGGGATCATGCAGGTGGAGGAAGCCGAAGAGGAGGAGAGTGAGGATGAGGCGGCCCAGGAAGCGCGCAAGAAGCCCAACCCCGGCGGCGAGCTCTGCTACAAGGTCATCGTGACCAATGAGAACGGGCTCCAGGCGGCCGACCCCAACAG CATCTTCCTCATCGACCACGCCTGGACGTGCCGCGTGACGCACGCCcgccagcagctgcagcaggtgCCGGGGCTCCTGCACCGCATGGCCAACCTGATGGGCGTCGAGTTCCACGGCGAGCTGCCCAGCGCCGAGGCCGTGGACCTGGTGCTAGAAGAAATGTGGAAGTTCAACCAGACCTACCAGCTGGCCCACGGG ACGGCTGAGGAGAAGGTGCCCGTGTGGTACATCATGGATGAGTTCGGGTCGCGCATCCAGCACGCGGACGTGCCCAGCTTTGCCACCGCCCCCTTCTTCTACATGCCCCAGCAGGTGGCCTACACGCTGCTGTGGCCCCTGCGGGACCTGGACACGGGCG AGGAGGTGACCCGGGACTTCGCCTACGGAGAGGCCGACCCGCTGATCCGGAGGTGCATGCTGCTGCCCTGGGCCCCCACCGACCTGCTGGACCTCAGTTCATCCACGCCCGAGCCGCCCGCCGAGCACTACCAG GCCATACTGGAGGAGAACAAGGAGAAGCTGCCCCTGGCCATCAGCCCTGCAGGGTACCCCTGCGACCACGTCTTCAA GGTCTACACGGACATCCAGCAGGTGCTCAGCCACCTCACCCACCCGCGCTTCACCTTCACCCAGAGCGAGGCGGAAGCCGATGTCCTCTACAACTTCTCGCACTTCAAGGACTACAG GAGGCTGAGCCAGGAGAGGCCCAACGTGCTGCTGAACCAGTTCCCCTGCGAGAGCCTGCTGACGGTGAAGGACTGCCTGGCCTCCGTCGCACGCCGGGCAGGCGGCCCCGAGGGCCCGGCCTGGCTGCCCCGCACCTTCAACCTGCGCACGGAGCTGCCCCAGTTCATCAGCTACTTCCAGCAGCGGGAGAGGCG GGGCGAGGACAACCACTGGATCTGCAAGCCCTGGAACCTGGCCCGCAGCCTGGACACCCACATCACCAAGAACCTGCACAGCATTGTCCGGCACCGCGAGAGCTCCCCCAAG GTTGTGTCCAAGTACATCGAAAGTCCCGTCTTGTTCCTCCGGGAAGACGTGGGGAGGGTCAAGTTCGACATCCGCTACATCCTGCTGCTGCGGTCGGTTAAGCCCCTGAGGTTGTTCGTCTACGACGTGTTCTGGCTGCGGTTCTCCAACCG GCCCTTTGCCCTCAACGACCTGGACGACTACGAGAAGCATTTCACTGTCATGAACTATGACCCGGAAGTGGTGCTGAAGCAG GTACACTACAACGAGTTCATCCCAGAGTTTGAGAAGCAGTACCCAGAATTCCCCTGGAAGAGCGTCCAG gcTGAAATCTTCCAGGCCTTCACGGAGCTGTTCCAGGTGGCGTGTGCCAGGCCGCCCCCGCTGGGCCTCTGCGACTACCCCTCATCCCGGGCCGTGTACGCGGTTGACCTCATGTTGAAGTGGGACAGTCGTCCCGATG GGGAGCGGGCGATGCAGCCGCAGATCCTGGAGGTGAACTTCAACCCGGACTGTGAGCGGGCCTGCAGGTACCACCCGAGCTTCTTCAACGACGTCTTCAGCACCTTGTTCCTGGACGAGCCCGACGGCTGCCCCGTCACCCGCCTCCTCTAG
- the TSPO gene encoding translocator protein: MAPPWVPAVGFTLLPSLGGFLGAQYTRGEGFRWYASLQKPPWHPPRWILAPIWGTLYSAMGYGSYMIWKELGGFSKEAMVPLGLYAGQLALNWAWPPLFFGTRQMGWALVDLLLTGGMAAATAMAWHQVSPPAACLLYPYLAWLAFAATLNYRMWQDNQVRRSGRRLSE; encoded by the exons ATGGCCCCACCCTGGGTGCCTGCCGTGGGCTTCACGCTGTTGCCCAGTCTGGGGGGCTTCCTGGGTGCCCAGTACACCCGCGGAGAGGGTTTCCGCTGGTACGCCAGCCTGCAGAAGCCCCCGTGGCACCCGCCCCGCTGGATTCTGGCCCCCATCTGGGGCACGCTCTACTCGGCCATGGG GTATGGTTCCTACATGATCTGGAAAGAGCTGGGGGGCTTCTCGAAGGAGGCGATGGTTCCCCTGGGCCTCTACGCTGGGCAGCTGGCTCTGAACTGGGCATGGCCTCCCCTCTTCTTCGGCACTCGACAAATGGGCTGG GCCTTGGTGGATCTCCTGCTGACTGGCGGCATGGCAGCAGCCACGGCCATGGCCTGGCACCAGGTGAGCCCGCCGGCTGCCTGCCTGTTGTACCCGTACCTGGCCTGGCTGGCCTTTGCAGCCACGCTCAACTACCGCATGTGGCAGGACAACCAGGTCCGGAGGAGTGGCCGGCGGCTCTCGGAATGA